From the bacterium genome, the window GAAGGTTAGCCCATGTGTTGGAGAAAAGTGCGACTTGTTCAATTACCAAAGCCATATACCATATGAAGGCTACGAGCCCGCCAGGGGTGAGACGATTATTTATCACGAGAAAGCTCCCATATCCTAAGGCGCCTAAGAAGGGAACGGCTCCACCGAAAAGGCCGAGAGAGGCCATAATCGCCCTGTATCTAGCGTTTTTGAGCACAGTATCTATGAATTCTCTGCTCACAGCTTCAAGCTTTTGTAATGTGAACTTCTCCAAGAGGAAAGCTTTTACAACAAGGATTCCGCTGAGAGTATCCTGGACAAGCGATGTCATCTCTCCCAATTTCTCCTGCATAGCCCTAGCCTTATCCTTGACCTTTTTGCCCAGAGGGGTGGCAACGATAACGAAGACGGGGATGAACAGGGCGATGAAGAGCGATAGCCTCAAATTTATAGTAAGCATAAGAACGAATCCACCGATTAGAAGAAGGGGTTGGCGAATGAGGTTTATTATTTCGGAGGTTAGAAGGTTTTGCACTGTTCCCACATCGTTCATAAGGCGGGAAACCATATCTCCTGTGTGGGTTTTCTGAAAATAGCGGAAGGAAGTGTTTTGTAGGTGGTCAAAAAGGGTTATTCTCATGTTCGTGCTGACATTTGCCCCTAAATAGGCGAAATTTAGAATCTGAAGATAGCTCGCGCAGGCTTCCAAGCCCAAAATCGCAAAAGCTAAGAAAATGATTCTCTTTAAAGTTGGAATATCCTTTGATACGAGGGCGGAATTGAAAAGCTCTTTGATAAGCCAAGGGAAAATCAGCGTAGTAGCGGATGTGATGAGGGTAAGGATGAGGCATAAAAGAACTATGTGCCAATAGGGCAATATGAAACTCAAAAGCTTTTTAATTCCGCCTCTTTCTTTCATCTCTCCCTTAGGATTATAAAATCGCTTAATTGGAGAACTGCTTCTTTCGCAGGGGAAGGAGGGAAGGAAGCCAAGTAGCTTTTAGCTTTATTGACGAACATTTCCGCTTTTCTTTTTGCTTTCTCCAGCCCGCCGCTTTCCTCAAGCTTTCTCCTCAACTCTTCCCTCTCCAATTTATTCATCGCTAACAAGTCCTTCAAAATACCCTTTTTAAGCAAGGGAATAAAGGGGAGAGTCAAAGTGCCTTCCTTGATATCCGAAATAATGGGCTTTCCCATACTCTTTTCGTCGCTGGTTATGTTCAGTATATCGTCAGTGATTTGGAAGGCGAGCCCAATATATTTACCGAAAAGAAAGAGTCTTCTCTCCTCCTCTCTATTTGCTTCTCCCAAAATCGCTCCTATCCTTGTTGTTGCGCTAAATAAGGAGGCGGTTTTCAACTCTATCACTTTCAGGTAATCCTTTTCCCGAATTTTCTCTTTCCCTCTTAGCAAAAGCTCCAGCGCTTC encodes:
- a CDS encoding ABC transporter ATP-binding protein, with protein sequence MKERGGIKKLLSFILPYWHIVLLCLILTLITSATTLIFPWLIKELFNSALVSKDIPTLKRIIFLAFAILGLEACASYLQILNFAYLGANVSTNMRITLFDHLQNTSFRYFQKTHTGDMVSRLMNDVGTVQNLLTSEIINLIRQPLLLIGGFVLMLTINLRLSLFIALFIPVFVIVATPLGKKVKDKARAMQEKLGEMTSLVQDTLSGILVVKAFLLEKFTLQKLEAVSREFIDTVLKNARYRAIMASLGLFGGAVPFLGALGYGSFLVINNRLTPGGLVAFIWYMALVIEQVALFSNTWANLQSALGASERIFQVLAEPKELELAKGTIELKEVKGDIIFSNVSFTYTGEEVLKGINIHIKAGEKVAIVGPTGAGKSTLAALLLRLYDPQEGEIYLDGINLKKIKPASLRKFIAAVPQETIIFSGTVRENIAIGKLGASEEEIIEAAKLANAHDFIINLPQGYDTILGERGAQLSGGERQRIALARAFLRKPPILILDEATSSLDSETEFKIYEAMQRLFEGRTAIIIAHRLSTVRSVDKIFVLYDGKILEEGSHEELIRLNGLYAKLYSLQMGEKLELI
- a CDS encoding polyprenyl synthetase family protein yields the protein MKDFQSFYTPIKEELILVEEILRSQLKDVPQELSTPASSLIFANGKRLRPALLLNICKMLGRVEKRALYLSAGIELVHTASLIHDDVIDEADLRRGNPSINAKWGNKIAVLVGDLLVAKAARLFLKWGNKRIFSIIAEAVENMSRGEALELLLRGKEKIREKDYLKVIELKTASLFSATTRIGAILGEANREEERRLFLFGKYIGLAFQITDDILNITSDEKSMGKPIISDIKEGTLTLPFIPLLKKGILKDLLAMNKLEREELRRKLEESGGLEKAKRKAEMFVNKAKSYLASFPPSPAKEAVLQLSDFIILRER